The DNA segment TTAAACAATTTAAAGCGTATGTtcttcaatatttttaaaatataatagtcAGTCTAATATTGACGATTTAGACttattttctgaattaaaagtATAAAATGATTTAGATTTACCTAAGGGCAATAATGTCTCAAGAAATATTAAACGAATTAGCTATATTAttaattgaaaaaaagaagagttagaataAATTGGTTGTAATAAAAAATAACTTTGCATCACACAAAGCTAgaaaaaatagacttcaaataaattaaaattttctttttttgtttaagGCCTCCATTTAACTTTGGTTTTAAACCCCTAGTGTGGTTGAGCCGCCCTAGTACAGGGCACCCCTTACTAAAGGTTATctccttttcattttttctttttatttttgttgctATTAAGATAatctaagtttaaaaataatacaaTTTTTTGTTGAAAAGATGAATACAAATGAGATGAAGATTCGAGGGGAGCTCGAAAGGGATGTGGAGAGGGATTTAGAGGACGAAATAAAAGAAGGAATATGCCAATTAGCACTAAGATTGCACAGGCTTTACCTACATCAAGAGGAAAGGAACACAAAGAAATCAGCTAATGACCTTGGTGCAACAGATGGTACGCATGGTACAAACACTAAAGCACTTTCTGAAGTGAACATTAATATAAAGATGGAAGGAGGGACAAAAATTGAGATAAAAGAAATCAAGAAAAAAGCACGTCGAAGTTCCAGCAATTTGAGAAGTTCTAAGGCAGCGAGTAATGTTATGTTTACTCGTCCGCCTAAATTTGACTGGACACAAAGTTTAAGGTCAGAACCAACTTCTGTTACTGGCTATACTAAAATCGATAGTTCTAGAAATCGAGCTAAAAGTATTGTCAATAAAAATGGTCAACGGAAAGTAAAAGTAGTTAAAGATGTTGAAGAAAAATCGGCGAGAAGTTTGAAATAGATGAAAGGAGAATTTGGGAGTCAATAACACAATATAGGAGCTTGGATGGAAAAGTTACATATTTACTACTATTATTTATTCTGATTTTCGTTCTTTCTTTACCAAAATCTTttaaattttgagattttattttttgttgaattCAGTATGGTTGTAATGTGTGTGCTTGAGAGAGGTGTTATTGCATTTACAATATTTAGATATTTGTTGTCATTTTATGGGACTTGAAGATTAATTGAAAAGAATTTGTATATCTATCACCTTTGCTTCTATATTCTACTCATCCATTCTTCATTCTTAAAGAATATGTTGGTGAAATTATGGCCAGACAAAAAGTCTTTGAGCTATGAGGAAAATAGAAACTCTACCAATCTCTTTATCATTATTATGACATAACCACGGGCAGACTTAGGTTCACCCGAACTCCTTTCCTCTGTAAATCACATTCTACATATAAGACAAAATTCATTTTGtacttttatatattatatactttAATTTGAATCATCTTGACACAATTCAAAAGCATGTCTCAGTAGTCAAGGGGGTTCAAACATTTATAAGGTCGCTATTTCATTTCACTTGTTACGGcctcttttaaattttttttaacctttttcactactagaaattcggcaaAAATAAACCACGGTCGACCGACCAAAACCGGCtgattttcaaaatattttattttttaattttttttacgaaaccgaccaactttggtcggttttctttggcgcaaaaatgcgagaaactatttttgagtcccgcaaaaattattttttaagaaaccaaccaaatttgataggtttttcatttaaaataaattaaaattaaaataaaaaaaaccgaCTAAAATCGCTCGGTTAATTCGGCCGATCATTTTAAAAAActaaccaactttggtcggtaattttatttttctaaaaccgaccaactttggtcggttattttagtgcgaaaatataattaaagagtataaatgaaataaaagacAGTTTTAAAACAAAATGCACCAATAGTCTAGTGATAGAATAGTATCCTTCCATAGTACAACCCTGGTTCGATTCCCAGATGGAGcatttttaattacataattaaaataccgaccAATTTTGTTCgaaaaaaaccgaccaactttggttggtttTTTCTGCAATATTTTTTTCCTGaatttaattgaccgaccaaagttggtcggtaatttccgaccaactttggtcagtaTGCCCTTCCGACCTTCAAAATACT comes from the Nicotiana sylvestris chromosome 4, ASM39365v2, whole genome shotgun sequence genome and includes:
- the LOC104247242 gene encoding uncharacterized protein, which produces MNTNEMKIRGELERDVERDLEDEIKEGICQLALRLHRLYLHQEERNTKKSANDLGATDGTHGTNTKALSEVNINIKMEGGTKIEIKEIKKKARRSSSNLRSSKAASNVMFTRPPKFDWTQSLRSEPTSVTGYTKIDSSRNRAKSIVNKNGQRKVKVVKDVEEKSARSLK